From Camelina sativa cultivar DH55 chromosome 20, Cs, whole genome shotgun sequence, the proteins below share one genomic window:
- the LOC104771684 gene encoding uncharacterized protein LOC104771684 isoform X1, whose product MNSAFVPFADLKLGRLDQQIVGRILRYWPARNVKKGGQLMGVDFLLIDEKSTVMQGSIYITHLHKFEDALRDGAIYTISAFDVTRSNTRLKLSDFHFSICFTAATLFVEAEESLCLIPKEFFRIKTHEELLRLANTNMELPDVMGEIVSTKVYRNGMSETLERMLVHMRLASGEKVRLSAFDDHATSLDKFFSKKEEGTFILLATNINPKIFGGELYLNATSGTKFYGDGDCTTTQQFAERLKGRDKDGTNSIAPYHGVEKIEHVSIEELNQFLATANPEEAEFLCTATVTDIQSQHGWSFISCGECGTKMVKKEASLACNNYKCGSTSAIGDVKYRVELVVNDGMSNGVFVAFDKDMVKLTNIQATTLTSQMVDTHQNSESDPHAHILLWLEGTSKNPEPAVIDKFISAELPDQEEDPEGFQLVEQHMMHGPCGLDRPYSPCMENGVCSKKFPRKFVENTTIDKSGYVVYRRHNDESKSVLKGGTRLDNQHVVPHNLPLLKKYKGHINVEWCCKTSAVKYLFKYITKGVDKATFVIVRPRKGKEKQGSSKEEPQAVDEISEYLDCRYVSACEAVWRIFAFHIHYHKPAVIRLQIHLQDQHRLLFDQRQRLQSILTRDDVEKTMLTEWMANNKREKESPSKAHRSEKKAFELTYVEFPKYYVWNTTKTWSRRKQGLAIGRIVHIHPSAGDLFYFRVLLNIVKGPTCFDDIKTVAGVIYATYKEACYVRGLLDDDKEWHDVLKEASFWATAYQLRYLFVTLLIYCEVAKPRELWDKNWRYLAEDVQHNKRKVFNFSGLELKDIEMEQYALIEIE is encoded by the exons ATGAATTCTGCTTTCGTTCCTTTCGCTGACCTCAAACTTGGTCGACTTGATCAACAAATTGTTGGTAGGATCCTCCGTTACTGGCCAGCGCGAAACGTCAAAAAAGGTGGACAACTTATGGGTGTTGATTTCCTACTCATTGACGAAAAG TCTACTGTCATGCAAGGTTCCATCTACATCACCCACCTTCACAAATTCGAAGATGCTCTGCGTGATGGGGCAATTTACACAATCTCTGCGTTTGACGTCACCAGAAGCAACACTCGTTTAAAGCTGTCGGACTTCCACTTTTCCATATGCTTCACAGCAGCCACTCTATTTGTGGAAGCAGAAGAGTCCTTGTGTCTTATTCCTAAAGAGTTTTTCCGCATAAAGACACATGAAGAGTTGCTAAGGCTTGCGAACACCAATATGGAGCTGCCAG ATGTTATGGGCGAAATTGTATCCACCAAAGTGTATCGTAATGGGATGTCAGAAACTTTGGAAAGGATGTTAGTCCACATGCGTCTTGCAAG TGGGGAGAAGGTCCGTTTAAGTGCATTTGATGATCATGCAACCTCACTTGACAAGTTCTTTAGCAAGAAAGAGGAGGGAACTTTCATTCTATTAGCGACCAATATAAACCCAAAGATTTTCGGAG GTGAACTTTATCTTAATGCCACATCTGGGACTAAGTTTTATGGTGATGGAGACTGCACAACAACACAACAGTTTGCTGAAAG GTTGAAGGGGAGAGATAAAGATGGGACCAATTCGATCGCACCATATCATGGAGTAGAGAAGATTGAACATGTATCCATCGAAGAACTCAATCAGTTTCTCGCCACTGCAAATCCAGAG GAAGCTGAATTTTTATGCACGGCGACAGTGACGGACATACAAAGTCAGCATGGGTGGAGTTTCATTTCCTGTGGAGAGTGTGGGACGAAAATGGTCAAGAAGGAGGCGTCCTTAGCATGCAATAACTACAAGTGCGGTTCAACATCTGCAATCGGAGATGTCAA ATACCGTGTTGAGTTGGTCGTTAACGACGGGATGTCAAACGGCGTTTTTGTCGCTTTTGATAAAGATATGGTCAAGTTAACCAACATACAAGCAACAACACTGACTTCGCAGATG GTCGACACCCATCAAAACTCTGAGTCTGACCCACATGCACACATTCTTCTCTGGCTAGAAGGTACAAGCAAAAACCCAGAACCAGCTGTCATAGACAAATTCATATCGGCTGAACTACCAGATCAGGAAGAAGATCCGGAAGGATTTCAACTGGTAGAACAACATATGATGCATGGACCCTGTGGTCTAGATAGACCGTACTCACCATGCATGGAAAATGGTGTCTGTAGTAAAAAGTTTCCACGAAAATTTGTGGAGAACACAACCATTGACAAATCTGGTTATGTTGTCTACCGACGACACAACGATGAGTCCAAATCTGTTTTGAAAGGTGGAACAAGATTAGATAATCAACATgtagtaccacacaacctacCTTTGCTGAAAAAGTATAAGGGACATATCAATGTCGAATGGTGTTGCAAGACAAGCGCAGTAAAATATCTTTTCAAGTATATTACAAAAGGTGTGGACAAAGCTACGTTTGTGATTGTGAGACCcagaaaagggaaagaaaaacaaGGGTCGAGTAAAGAAGAACCTCAGGCTGTAGATGAAATAAGTGAGTACCTTGATTGCCGCTATGTGTCTGCATGCGAAGCAGTGTGGAGAATATTTGCTTTCCACATCCATTATCACAAGCCAGCTGTGATACGACTGCAGATACATCTTCAAGATCAACATAGACTGCTTTTTGACCAGAGGCAACGTTTACAGAGCATTCTTACAAGAGATGATGTAGAGAAGACAATGCTCACTGAGTGGATGGCaaataacaaaagagagaaagagtcacCTAGCAAAGCACACAGGTCAGAAAAGAAGGCATTTGAGCTTACATATGTGGAATTTCCAAAATATTATGTGTGGAACACTACTAAGACCTGGAGTAGGAGGAAACAAGGTCTCGCAATTGGTAGGATAGTCCATATCCACCCCTCAGCaggagatttgttttatttcagaGTATTATTGAATATTGTCAAAGGTCCTACATGTTTTGACGACATTAAGACAGTGGCTGGAGTTATATATGCAACATATAAAGAAGCATGCTATGTTAGAGGACTACTGGACGACGACAAAGAGTGGCACGATGTACTAAAAGAGGCGTCTTTTTGGGCAACAGCGTACCAATTACGCTATTTGTTTGTTACCCTACTGATCTATTGTGAAGTAGCTAAGCCAAGAGAACTATGGGACAAAAACTGGAGATACCTAGCAGAAGATGTGCAGCATAACAAAAGAAAGGTCTTTAATTTCTCAGGTTTGGAACTCAAAGACATTGAGATGGAGCAATATGCTTTGATTGAAATCGAGTAG
- the LOC104771684 gene encoding uncharacterized protein LOC104771684 isoform X2: protein MGVDFLLIDEKSTVMQGSIYITHLHKFEDALRDGAIYTISAFDVTRSNTRLKLSDFHFSICFTAATLFVEAEESLCLIPKEFFRIKTHEELLRLANTNMELPDVMGEIVSTKVYRNGMSETLERMLVHMRLASGEKVRLSAFDDHATSLDKFFSKKEEGTFILLATNINPKIFGGELYLNATSGTKFYGDGDCTTTQQFAERLKGRDKDGTNSIAPYHGVEKIEHVSIEELNQFLATANPEEAEFLCTATVTDIQSQHGWSFISCGECGTKMVKKEASLACNNYKCGSTSAIGDVKYRVELVVNDGMSNGVFVAFDKDMVKLTNIQATTLTSQMVDTHQNSESDPHAHILLWLEGTSKNPEPAVIDKFISAELPDQEEDPEGFQLVEQHMMHGPCGLDRPYSPCMENGVCSKKFPRKFVENTTIDKSGYVVYRRHNDESKSVLKGGTRLDNQHVVPHNLPLLKKYKGHINVEWCCKTSAVKYLFKYITKGVDKATFVIVRPRKGKEKQGSSKEEPQAVDEISEYLDCRYVSACEAVWRIFAFHIHYHKPAVIRLQIHLQDQHRLLFDQRQRLQSILTRDDVEKTMLTEWMANNKREKESPSKAHRSEKKAFELTYVEFPKYYVWNTTKTWSRRKQGLAIGRIVHIHPSAGDLFYFRVLLNIVKGPTCFDDIKTVAGVIYATYKEACYVRGLLDDDKEWHDVLKEASFWATAYQLRYLFVTLLIYCEVAKPRELWDKNWRYLAEDVQHNKRKVFNFSGLELKDIEMEQYALIEIE, encoded by the exons ATGGGTGTTGATTTCCTACTCATTGACGAAAAG TCTACTGTCATGCAAGGTTCCATCTACATCACCCACCTTCACAAATTCGAAGATGCTCTGCGTGATGGGGCAATTTACACAATCTCTGCGTTTGACGTCACCAGAAGCAACACTCGTTTAAAGCTGTCGGACTTCCACTTTTCCATATGCTTCACAGCAGCCACTCTATTTGTGGAAGCAGAAGAGTCCTTGTGTCTTATTCCTAAAGAGTTTTTCCGCATAAAGACACATGAAGAGTTGCTAAGGCTTGCGAACACCAATATGGAGCTGCCAG ATGTTATGGGCGAAATTGTATCCACCAAAGTGTATCGTAATGGGATGTCAGAAACTTTGGAAAGGATGTTAGTCCACATGCGTCTTGCAAG TGGGGAGAAGGTCCGTTTAAGTGCATTTGATGATCATGCAACCTCACTTGACAAGTTCTTTAGCAAGAAAGAGGAGGGAACTTTCATTCTATTAGCGACCAATATAAACCCAAAGATTTTCGGAG GTGAACTTTATCTTAATGCCACATCTGGGACTAAGTTTTATGGTGATGGAGACTGCACAACAACACAACAGTTTGCTGAAAG GTTGAAGGGGAGAGATAAAGATGGGACCAATTCGATCGCACCATATCATGGAGTAGAGAAGATTGAACATGTATCCATCGAAGAACTCAATCAGTTTCTCGCCACTGCAAATCCAGAG GAAGCTGAATTTTTATGCACGGCGACAGTGACGGACATACAAAGTCAGCATGGGTGGAGTTTCATTTCCTGTGGAGAGTGTGGGACGAAAATGGTCAAGAAGGAGGCGTCCTTAGCATGCAATAACTACAAGTGCGGTTCAACATCTGCAATCGGAGATGTCAA ATACCGTGTTGAGTTGGTCGTTAACGACGGGATGTCAAACGGCGTTTTTGTCGCTTTTGATAAAGATATGGTCAAGTTAACCAACATACAAGCAACAACACTGACTTCGCAGATG GTCGACACCCATCAAAACTCTGAGTCTGACCCACATGCACACATTCTTCTCTGGCTAGAAGGTACAAGCAAAAACCCAGAACCAGCTGTCATAGACAAATTCATATCGGCTGAACTACCAGATCAGGAAGAAGATCCGGAAGGATTTCAACTGGTAGAACAACATATGATGCATGGACCCTGTGGTCTAGATAGACCGTACTCACCATGCATGGAAAATGGTGTCTGTAGTAAAAAGTTTCCACGAAAATTTGTGGAGAACACAACCATTGACAAATCTGGTTATGTTGTCTACCGACGACACAACGATGAGTCCAAATCTGTTTTGAAAGGTGGAACAAGATTAGATAATCAACATgtagtaccacacaacctacCTTTGCTGAAAAAGTATAAGGGACATATCAATGTCGAATGGTGTTGCAAGACAAGCGCAGTAAAATATCTTTTCAAGTATATTACAAAAGGTGTGGACAAAGCTACGTTTGTGATTGTGAGACCcagaaaagggaaagaaaaacaaGGGTCGAGTAAAGAAGAACCTCAGGCTGTAGATGAAATAAGTGAGTACCTTGATTGCCGCTATGTGTCTGCATGCGAAGCAGTGTGGAGAATATTTGCTTTCCACATCCATTATCACAAGCCAGCTGTGATACGACTGCAGATACATCTTCAAGATCAACATAGACTGCTTTTTGACCAGAGGCAACGTTTACAGAGCATTCTTACAAGAGATGATGTAGAGAAGACAATGCTCACTGAGTGGATGGCaaataacaaaagagagaaagagtcacCTAGCAAAGCACACAGGTCAGAAAAGAAGGCATTTGAGCTTACATATGTGGAATTTCCAAAATATTATGTGTGGAACACTACTAAGACCTGGAGTAGGAGGAAACAAGGTCTCGCAATTGGTAGGATAGTCCATATCCACCCCTCAGCaggagatttgttttatttcagaGTATTATTGAATATTGTCAAAGGTCCTACATGTTTTGACGACATTAAGACAGTGGCTGGAGTTATATATGCAACATATAAAGAAGCATGCTATGTTAGAGGACTACTGGACGACGACAAAGAGTGGCACGATGTACTAAAAGAGGCGTCTTTTTGGGCAACAGCGTACCAATTACGCTATTTGTTTGTTACCCTACTGATCTATTGTGAAGTAGCTAAGCCAAGAGAACTATGGGACAAAAACTGGAGATACCTAGCAGAAGATGTGCAGCATAACAAAAGAAAGGTCTTTAATTTCTCAGGTTTGGAACTCAAAGACATTGAGATGGAGCAATATGCTTTGATTGAAATCGAGTAG
- the LOC104771682 gene encoding ATP-dependent DNA helicase PIF1-like, which yields MLASLVTKADLIIWDEAPMAHRHAFEAVDRTIRDLMALEDDSALNKPFGGKTVLLGGDFRQILPVVPQGSRQDTVQAAINRSHLWPACQIFNLSKNLRLDQSDAEFAAWILTVGDGTSMSASTTPDEDGGGRRIAINQSLILPNKGNHLEEITTAAYPRFPESYKKRQYLTERAILTPRNETVLEINDYQLSKVAGDITEYLSSDSIQTELAPGGDWNNLYTVEYLNSLEFPGLPNHKIRLKEGVPVMLLRNLNQKKGLCNGTRLLITRLGQRIIEAEILTGTHVGEKVLIPKIVLSPNDSKHPFTLRRKQFPIRVCYAMTINKSQGQSLNQVALYLPHSVFTHRQLYVALSRVTSNSGLKILDATADKHGTGGVMNIVYKEVFTNITT from the coding sequence ATGCTAGCTTCTTTAGTTACCAAGGCTGACTTGATAATATGGGACGAGGCACCCATGGCCCATCGCCATGCCTTTGAGGCTGTAGATCGAACAATCAGAGACCTGATGGCTTTAGAAGATGATTCAGCACTTAACAAACCATTTGGAGGGAAAACAGTTTTACTTGGGGGAGACTTCAGACAGATATTACCTGTTGTTCCCCAAGGAAGCCGCCAAGACACCGTCCAAGCTGCTATTAATCGTTCTCATCTATGGCCTGCATGTCAAATATTCAATTTGTCTAAAAACCTCAGACTTGACCAATCAGACGCAGAATTTGCAGCATGGATTTTAACAGTAGGGGATGGAACCTCAATGTCAGCAAGCACTACCCCTGATGAAGATGGAGGAGGTCGCAGAATAGCAATAAACCAATCTCTAATTCTACCAAACAAAGGGAACCATCTAGAAGAGATTACAACAGCTGCGTATCCAAGGTTCCCTGAGAGCTACAAGAAACGACAGTACCTAACCGAAAGGGCTATTCTCACTCCTCGCAATGAGACTGTACTCGAAATAAATGATTATCAACTATCAAAAGTTGCAGGTGACATTACAGAGTATTTAAGCTCAGATTCAATTCAAACAGAGCTGGCACCAGGAGGCGACTGGAACAACTTATACACAGTTGAATATTTAAACTCACTCGAGTTTCCAGGCCTACCAAACCACAAGATAAGGTTGAAAGAAGGTGTACCTGTAATGCTCCTCCGAAATCTAAACCAGAAGAAAGGGTTATGCAATGGTACGCGGCTTCTTATCACGCGACTTGGGCAAAGGATAATCGAGGCAGAAATTCTCACGGGCACCCATGTTGGTGAAAAAGTCCTCATCCCAAAAATTGTTTTGTCTCCTAATGACAGCAAGCATCCTTTCACCCTAAGAAGAAAGCAATTTCCAATTAGGGTGTGCTATGCTATGACCATCAATAAAAGTCAAGGACAAAGTTTGAATCAAGTTGCTCTCTATTTACCACATTCAGTCTTCACTCACAGGCAGTTGTATGTAGCTCTATCTCGTGTAACTTCGAACTCAGGTTTGAAAATCCTAGACGCTACCGCAGACAAACATGGTACTGGAGGGGTCATGAATATTGTCTACAAAGAAGTATTCACCAACATTACAACTTAA
- the LOC104772820 gene encoding uncharacterized protein LOC104772820 — MTTSLTRGVEKVLHSRVEYAKLLTVQDIDANQVQVTSGSSLHVVNLKYRRCTCRRFDLEKLPCAHAIAACEKRNISRIRMCHPYFRRSYLCDSYATAIMPRDFGTPVPEQVVSKVALPPIPKNKPGRPKNSRMKSALEIAMKRKKTKKTIHLWSLQSSRT; from the exons ATGACTACATCTCTAACTCGTGGTGTTGAGAAAGTTCTACAT AGTCGTGTAGAGTATGCTAAGCTACTTACTGTGCAAGATATAGATGCTAATCAAGTACAAGTTACAAGTGGATCATCTCTCCACGttgtaaatttgaaatatagaAGGTGTACATGTCGCAGGTTTGACTTGGAGAAGTTGCCTTGTGCACATGCGATTGCGGCTTGTGAAAAGAGGAACATATCTCGAATAAGGATGTGTCATCCTTATTTCCGTAGAAGCTACTTGTGTGATTCCTATGCAACTGCCATCATGCCAAGAGATTTTGGTACACCAGTTCCTGAACAAGTTGTGAGCAAGGTTGCTTTACCACCGATACCTAAAAACAAACCTGGAAGGCCAAAGAATTCAAGAATGAAGTCTGCTCTGGAGATTGcgatgaaaaggaaaaaaaccaagaaaacaatacACTTGTGGTCATTGCAATCAAGTAGGACATAA
- the LOC109125069 gene encoding uncharacterized protein LOC109125069: MTPRLDWPSFDYGWLKDFHMGAAMKMFRNRFIREPSQYPNQRIAFLDQDMLSSLLRDFDQFALSRRNFLFRDMYLEHYNGLAPVDSQTKKKWYVDVDHLYACLFVNKNHWVALDINLPARTIYVYDSIPSLVKDSDLVKECIALRRMIPALLSQAIPPQVRKKSYAMLEVKRMTQGVSLNKYPGDCGVFALKNIECLALGKKFDGICDENIPAIPIKLACELFDEVGESLGHRMTTILSQPNQFVIPHLIDESLTSLMSDE, encoded by the exons ATGACACCAAGATTGGACTGGCCTAGTTTTGATTATGGATGGTTGAAAGACTTT CACATGGGCGCTGCCATGAAGATGTTCCGCAACAGATTCATCCGTGAGCCTTCTCAGTACCCTAACCAACGCATAGCCTTTTTGGATCAAGATATGCTCTCATCACTATTGAGAGATTTTGACCAGTTTGCACTTTCACGAAGAAATTTCTTGTTCAGAGACATGTACTTGGAACACTACAATGGTTTAGCTCCTGTTGACTCGCAGACAAAGAAGAAGTGGTACGTTGATGTGGATCATTTATATGCTTGcctttttgtcaacaaaaatcATTGGGTGGCTCTGGATATTAACTTGCCAGCTAGAACCATATACGTATATGATAGCATTCCATCCTTGGTGAAAGATTCTGATTTGGTGAAAGAGTGCATTGCACTTAGGCGAATGATCCCTGCATTGTTAAGTCAAGCAATTCCTCCACAGGTTCGCAAGAAGAGCTATGCCATGCTAGAGGTGAAACGAATGACACAAGGTGTGTCATTGAATAAATATCCAGGCGATTGTGGTGTGTTTGCTCTAAAGAACATTGAGTGCTTGGCCCTTGGGAAAAAATTTGATGGGATATGCGATGAGAACATCCCGGCGATTCCGATCAAACTTGCATGTGAGTTATTTGATGAAGTTGGTGAGAGTCTTGGCCATAGAATGACTACTATTTTGTCTCAACCTAATCAGTTTGTAATACCTCACCTTATTGATGAATCCCTCACCTCATTGATGAGTGATGAGTGa